The Nicotiana sylvestris chromosome 6, ASM39365v2, whole genome shotgun sequence genomic sequence gacaccaaataaactatcccaagtggcaactctgataaataaataatctcatttcgaataatgtcacttaaattggaaaaactcccttataccctcgaGATGTAAAAAAGGAGTGTGACACTAGTGATTATACAAGTAATATTGAACTTAAGTAAGAAGAAATGGTGAACCAAATCAATGTTGTTGAAGCAGTAGGGGCCTCGAGCTCGTCTATTCAGGGACCTCGAGGTCCGGCTAAGAccaataaagtatgaacaataatATAAAGGCAATAAAGCCGAAGAATAATTGTTGAGCACGTTAAACAAGAGAAGAATAGAatgttctattgcagtgaataatCTGATGTCCtacaaaatgattggggtcccctttatataggagaagaaaaccccaatatagtacattctTCATtgtggtaaagaattctattgctACATGTGTATAACGACCTAGTACGGACCTTTACCATTTCGTACAAACCTTATCCTttaattaatgccctgatccacGTGTTCTTGAAAAATTTCCGCTCTTTCTTGATTGACTTTGAGATTATGCTGCCCTCGATGTAGGTCATGCCAGGCCTTCGATCAGCTTCCTCGAGGTGGGTATCTCTTAGCCGGATCTGACTTCCACTTCGAGTCTCCCGGACTCGAACCTATAGCCCGatttaaaactttaaaatcatgctcctcgattttgaccgtatatatGTATTTAACTTGACAGGAATCCAACCATTTTCTTACCAAAGCGGGAGACTTAAATTATACTTAATTGTAGAACTTGaaacgtggttttattattttgCAGGAATCTCCATCGTATTATTATCAAGTTAGAGATAAGATCTATCGAACTAATGCTTGTTAGATCATTTTAATCGTGaccttcaaatttaaattttacaAGTGTCGCTCAGTTAACTAGGTACTTGAGGAATTTAAGAGAACTATAATGGAAAGGAGACGGGTCCAAATATAACTGTATTTCTCTTTAGTTagtaaagaaaaaaggaaaaagaaacacAATGGTATTTTATTCtttagtactccctccgtttcaatttatgtgaacccatttgattgggcacggagtttaagaaaagagaaaagacttttgaacttgtggtgtaaaatgaaacacatatattttgtgtggctataaatcatggCATAAAGGTAAATCGTTTCCAAATagggaaagaggtcattcttttttgcacggattaaaaaggaaataggttcacataaattgacaCGGAGGGAGTACATTTTTAAGTCGGTGCATATGGAGAAGGCGGCAAAGTAAAATGTCAACAAGACAGCAGAAATTTGAAATAATGTATAATTTAGAGTAAAATCTTCTtaagaatgaaagaaaaagggaaatttaTCAACATTTGTTCAATTGGGTTCAAATTTCCCTCCTCTCTGAATTAACGGTTTAAACAGAACTTGGATTCAAGAATCAAGAACTGAATTTTCTATATCAACATTCTCTTGTCATTCCCATTATATTTGGTCTTCTGCATTTCAGAAAGTATTAGGCATCCACTCGTAGGGATCTACCATAAAGTGTAAGTGTCCTAATTTCATGCAATTTTTCTGAATACCTTTATATACGCAGGTTTAATGTACAAGTAGTGGACGACGAGAAATATCTTGGACTAAATAATGGATATACCATAGCCGATGCTTACTGTGTCGGATGTGGAATGCTACTAGGGTGGAAACTTGTAAGATACTAATAACAAAGAGGATTTGATTTTCGGATGTgcagtttttatatttttttcataTACAGAATTTATTCCTTTCTCCAGATTGGAGTCCCCCAACCGGTCTTGTATGTTAGAGAAGGAAGATTCTTAATGAAATTGTAAGTTTCTTACAAATATGCAAAATGCAACTCTATGCATATCTGATAATACAAATTAGTATATTTGTGGCAGGGACAAGCTTATTTACTGGAATAATGAAGATCAACTTGATGATGAACAAGGTGAAGGCGCTAATGAACAGGTTCCTAATGATCAAGATGGAGGCGCTATTGAACAGGTTCCTAATCAAGATGTTGATCAGCTGGCAGATGGAATGGATAACGTTGATCTAAATCCAGTTATATGAATGATAACCACTGATCATAATTTAGAAGCAGCTCATTATGAAAATAGAACTTCCACTGAATGCACTCACTAAAGCTCATATTCTTTAGGCATACTAATTCATAACTGTGATATTCTTTCTTTGGATTTGGGATTACAGTACATATTATTACTTCAGGTTGGAATAAAGCAATTGACAATGAATTCTTTTATATGTTTGAGCTCTGGTACTACCGTTCTCTAGCATTCTTTTCTCCTGCTAGCCATCCACAATAAGTGTGAACATTCATAATCATCTTGGTTTCTGTTGTCTCCTCTTTTGCTATGGATAGTGCTTGAGAAACTGTTTTAGTAATGACCACAAGCATATGGTCAATTTATTTCCAGTGCTCATATTACACTGATTTGGGGTTTTCGGCTCTTTTGCAATTCAACAATTTCATGTATTTGTAACCTTCTGAAATTTAAAGCTGAACAGTCGTTCGATAGGTGAATCAATCAATTAACAACAACAACGAGCCAGAATTCAACAATTATAATTTCTAGAAAATGATCTTTGTTCCTTGAATCTGCAATGAGAAATTACAATATCAAGACCTTAAGAACGACAACTAGAACAAAGCTGCTGAGAAACCAACACAGAGACAAcagaaatttccagaaaatcTACAATTACTACCAATACACTAACCTAAAATCACAAACTAAACAACCTAACCACCAAATCCATAGAGAGTCCTGCCCTGCCTCTTGAGTGCGTAAACAACATCCATAGCAGTAACAGTCTTTCTCCTGGCGTGCTCGGTGTAGGTAACAGCATCACGGATCACATTCTCTAGAAAGATCTTCAGCACTCCACGTGTCTCTTCGTAGATCAGACCAGATATACGCTTCACTCCTCCCCTACGAGCCAACCGACGAATTGCTGGCTTCGTAATTCCCTGGATGTTATCCCTTAGCACCTTCCTGTGCCTCTTCGCTCCTCCCTTGCCCAATCCCTTGCCACCCTTTCCACGACCAGACATTTTCACACAGAAATttgaactagggttttgggtTTGAGTTGAAATCAGAAATGAAATGTATTCGACGAGTTTGGAAGTGAAGGGTGGTGGATATTTATATTTCGTGGGCGGTTTGAAATGTGGCGGGGCTAAAATCGTAGCCGCTAAATTTTGGGGGGATTTGGTTGTTAATCGACGGATAATAATGGTGATCCGTGTGAAAGGCGGAAACTGAATATGAGTCGTAGATTGAAATATAATCTACGGTGCGGAGTGCAGCTTTGTGTATAGGTGCGGATTGTGCTTTTTCCATGAGATAAAAGAGGGTTACTTTGATGCGGAATCTAATTTCTTCTATTCATATTTTGCTTAAgaagaattattattattaaaagaggACAATTTACTGGGTGTAAAGAACTAGTGTTGTCGATTGATCTTTTCCTACTGAGAGCAGTTTATTATGGTAATAAATTACAGTAATCCAAATTGATCAGGGGTTAACATTTTCTTTTGAAATggaataataataattggcctcATGAAACTTTCCTTAGTTCGTTATTAAATGAAATGTTAATCTTGTCAAATATAGGCATGTCGAAAGTTGGTAAAATTTTATccaattctcatatttataccaattCAATGAACACATGATACATGTCTTCGCAAATATTATTATCACTAAATTATTAGTTAATTAATAGATATTTTTACCTTAACTATTTCATAATCATGGTAAATTAGTATAATTTGATGTAAACACCAAATACAAGTAAAGATTTACTATAAATATCTAAATTCTAATATGATGCATTTTTATGAAAAAAAATACTACGGTTTTGTGTTAGAACTCCTCATCCAACAAATTGTTTTTTATTTAACTTCTAAACATCCTTTAAATACttataaaagttatgaaatacttttgACAcagtttttttttaaagaaaaaaacagATATTTTGAACTCAcacaaaaaaaagtgaaaaatattAACCTTCTTAAACGGAAAGTATATGAATTTTTAGCTAGACAAgcacccaaaaaaaaaattaaaaaaaaaataagcaaCATGGGCTTGTATAAGTGCGGTAGAAATGATACCAGATAATCACTTTTGTGCCCTATCCCCTATGTTTAAAATTCGAACAAATTAGAAAGTGATTTTACCTTCATATACACTATTTGAAAATTTATTACCTTCCCAActcaaattttaatttaattacaTGATCATATACAATTTACTAATTATATACAAATAAGTTTTAAAtgagtatccctttatattagAAATTGAATAAGAAATATAAGTTATTTCCTTATCCCTTTATACTTGCCCACACACTCTCTCTGTCTTCGTCTCTCTACTCTCCTACTCTGTttatttccccaatttttcttcatttgatgttcttttgtttttttatgtTTTCTTGTTGTATAGAATTTTAATGGAATTCATCAATGGATTTCAATCGTTTTAACTTAGCAACTTCCGTTCATGTTCCACAATTGGTGTTCAATTGAAATTGaatcaataaattttgaaggtgtttgactctccaccattgatagccattaaaaaaactttgaagctttgaaatCGAATTTAGTTTTTCAAAAATCATAATTTGTTTGAATTGTGTGTTCTTGTAAACAATTGAGAATATTATTttgagtttatatctcaattttgagggtgctTGGTGAATATTAGACTtaattttggctgaatttcatattgaaagtcgaaaaggaagaagaagaactcATTTTTTTGGTAATAAAGGATTTTATTCAATCACAAACATACCAAGTACTATTACAACGAGAGGTCAGACTAGGTAACATAGTGCCTAGTCTGTTTCTTTTCAGTACATGGGATACAAAAGCGGTAGCGGAAACATAAGTAAGCAAAACACCAAAAACGTCCAGATTACATCTATCTTTAGCTAATAGATCCGCTACTCCATTAGCCTCTCTAAAAACATGCTTTAGAGAAGGATCATTCGCCATCTGCAATAGGCACCTGCAATCGTCAATCAAATTTTGATAGAGACAATTGTTAGAGATAAGAAGATTGGTTAGTTCTAAGCAGTCAGTCTCAATTACTATTGGAAGGAGATTCTTTTCTAGTGCCATTTTGACTCCATGGAGAAAGGCCAATGTTTCCATGTATATATTAGTAGCGTGCTGAATTCTCATATTGAATTCCATAATTCATTGACCATTATTATCCCTGAACACTCATCCTAATCCTCCTACCCCGGGGTTTCCCACGCACGAACCATCAATATTCAGTTTATAGAAGTTTACAGCAGGTGGCTCCCATTTTACGAGAATGGTTCTCTTGTATAGTTTACTACCTAGATTTTTAGCCAGAAAGATGAATTTCATAGTTTTATTTATAGGTTGGCTAATGGTGGGAGAAAGTTTGTTTCCTTGGAAGATTCTCCCATTCCTAAAGCTCCAAATATATCATAGTAGAAAGGGGAGGAAGTCAGCCCACATGATAAGGTTATTGAGGTGTTTCCTTGAGGCAAGTTATTTTTTTAGCCAATTAAACATGGTGTCTTCATCATTTGAGTCCAGATGGTAGCTATGGCAGTCTTAGTTTGCGCCTATATAGACCTAGAGTAGGAGCATTTGAAAAAGATATGTTATATGTTCTCAGTCTCCATGTTACAAATGCTACATGTGTCAATATGGCAGATCCCCCTTTTTGTGAGCAAGTATTTAGTGGGCAATCTATTCCTTGCGACGGTCCATAGAAAGTATTTTAATTTGTTCAGAGAATTTATTTTCTAGAGCCAAGAGTAATCTTTTTCATTAGTATTTTTATAGCCTGAGATCGCTTCGTAGACACCCTTTGTAGAGAACCAAATATGTCCTTTCGAGTCCCAGACATAGGAGTCTATTGCAGGCAGGATTTACTTTATATAGGTGTTGTTGATCTTGGACATTATGTCTGGGGGGGAGCTCAAAGGAGAGGCCTCTAAGGTCAAACGCACCATTTTTGATTATGCTAGCAAGCTTTAGGTTCAGCTTGTTGGCTGGGATAGGTCCTTTTATATAGTTCCTAAGGTTTCCTAGCTGGTTAATCCATTTGTCTTGTTAGATATTTATGGATATCCCATTCCCTATTAGCCAGTTGGTATTTGCGTCACATATAGTAGAGCCTTTCCTTATAATTTTCCAAACATGAGATCCTATATATTGGGCTTTCCTATGTTTGTACTTGCTAGAAAGTGCCTTGACCCATCatgcccttttttcttttttataccCCCAAGTTAGAGCAGCATTGAAGGAAAAGTTTTTCCAGTGAGTATTGGGGATACCCGGGCCTCCTTGCTTCTTAGGCATTATGGCAATACTCCATCTAACAAGGTGGCATTTTTTTCATTCGTGCTACCCCATAGGAAGTTCTTTTGGATTAAGTCTATTTTATTGAGGGTTGTTTTGGGGAGATCATATATTTCCATAAAATGATTGGAGATTGTTGCTAGGGTTGCTTTAATAAGGGTTGTTCTATCTGCCATATTTAGGAATTTAGTTTTTCAACCCTTTAATCTAGTATTAATGCGGTCTAGAATAAATTGAAAATCTTTCTTAGTGGGTCTGGCATTAGGCATAGGAAATCCTAGGTACCTTCCAAAATAGTTAGCATGTCTCGTTGAAAAGCAGTTTTTAATTTAGTCTTTGTTATCTGTGGGagtattttttgaaaagattATTTTAGATTTTGCTAAGTTGATTTACTGTCCCAAGGCGCCATAAAATTTGCTGAGCGTATCTATGATTAAGTTACAACTTTTTTTGGTTGACTTCAGATAAGAGAATAAGGCCATCTACGAAGAATAGGTGCGAGAGCTTTGGGCCTTTTAGTGATATTTTGATTGGTGTCCATCTACAACAGTCAATTTCATGGTCAATTAGTCTAGAAAGTATTTTCATACATATGATAAAAATGTACAGAGGCAGGAGATCCCCTTGTCTAATATCCTTGGATGGCTAAAAATAATTCGGTTTTTGATCCATTAATAAGGATTGAGTTGGTAGTAGTAGCGATGCAAGACATTATAATTTCAATAAGATCTGAGGGGAAATTAAGGGAGATGAGCGAGAATCTAACAAAAGACCACTCGATTTTGTTAAAAAATTTCTCTAGGTCGATTTTGATCATCATTTTAGTTCTTTTTCCATTTATTTTCTTAAGATGATCTAGGACTTAATTAATGATTATGGCATTGTCGAATGCTCTCCTACCCTTGATAAAACTAGTTTGAGTAGGATGAATGAGGTTAGCCAGGAAGGGCTTTATTCGATTAACGATTATTTTAGTGACAACTCTATAAGCGGTGTTGCACAAGCTAATAGGTCTAAACTGTCTAATGGTTTCAGTAATTTGGCACTTGGGGATACGGCAAACAAATGTGCTATTCATGCTTTTAAGAATTATTTTAGACACGAAGGAGTCTTGACAAAATTTTATGAGCTGACTATAGGTTTCCTTCCAATACTTTTGGTAAAAGAAAGGATGTAGACCATCTGGACCTGTAGATTTATAAGGTTTGAAGGAATCCAGGGCATTTTTTGTTTCTTCTACTAATGCGATGCTACTTAGGTAGGGGTGATCTTGATCTCTAATTTTAGTGTTGTAGGACAAGTAGTTATTATTATGCAGGGATTGGTTATGACTTGTAGTGTAAAGCtttttgtaataatttataattaAGTCATTAATGGGGTTGTGGTCTTGGAACCAGTTATCTGGTTCGTCTTTTAGACAAAGGGTTCTATTCTTCCTTCGTCGTTGCATCGTGGTAATATGGAAGAATTTTGTGTTTGCATGTCCGTCCTGAATCTATTGCACCCTAGATTTTAATTTCCGAAACTCCTATTCTTGCATAAGTACAAAATTGTACTCATTAAGGAGATCATTTTCTAGGTTAATGAGGAACTGACTATGGGAATAATTTGGAGAGTTTTTAATACCCTTTAGTCTGGCTAGGATTTTGTTTTTTCGTTTAAAAATGTTACCAAAGGTGTTTTATTTTCCAATTAATTACCTGAGTTAAGAAGTTGTCTATGGCTTTAACTATATCAGGTCGGACTATCCAGGAGTTGTTGACTAGGGTTCAAAAGGTGAGATGAGATAACCATATGCATTCGATTTTGAAAATTCTTGTATAGTTTTAATTTTATAAGGCAGTGGTCTGAATGGAATCTAGTAAGGTGTTTGACACTTGCTTCCTAAAATAATTCTAACCATTTAGTGTTTGCTATGCATCTATCTAACCGTTCCATTATTAGTTTTTTacatttctttcttttgttagtCCATGTAAATTTTTGACCCTTGAACCCTAAATCTAGGAGGCTACAATGGTTCATGCAATCAATAAAGTGTGATATTCTA encodes the following:
- the LOC104209947 gene encoding histone H4, whose protein sequence is MSGRGKGGKGLGKGGAKRHRKVLRDNIQGITKPAIRRLARRGGVKRISGLIYEETRGVLKIFLENVIRDAVTYTEHARRKTVTAMDVVYALKRQGRTLYGFGG